The genomic segment TCCAGAGCCTTGGAGAAATCGCCCGGGCAACGGGCCGGCAGCTTTGCGTCGCAGGCCGTTCGCTGGAACGGATCATTGAGGTGTCGAAGCTAAGCGGCTATCTTACGGACTTCCCGCCGACGATCGACTTCGATACGGCGATGAACCTCCCACGCGGTGACGTGCTGGTCATCGCGACGGGCGGGCAGGGCGAGCCGCGCGCAGCGCTGGCCCGGATCGCGGAAGATACGCATCATGTCGGCCTTGTCGAAGGCGACGTGGTAATCTTCTCCAGCCGCCAGATTCCCGGCAATGAACTCGCAATCGGGGCAGTGATGAACCGCCTTGCCGAACGCGGCGTGGTGATGGTGACCGATCGCCAAAGCGTGACGCATGTTTCAGGCCATCCCGGCCGCCCCGAATTGGAGGCGCTCTACTCCTGGATCAGGCCAGAAATTCTCCTGCCGGTTCATGGTGAATTGCGTCACATGGCCGAACAGGCGCGTCTTGGGAAAGCAAGCGGCATTCCCAAACAAATCGTCCAGAAGAACGGCACTATCGTGCGCCTGGCGCCAGGCAAGCCGGGGAAGCTGGCGGAGGTCCGCTCTGGCCGCCTCGTCCTTGATGGTGACATCATAGTCCCGGCCGATGGTGATGCCATCACCATGCGACGGCGCATGGCGCGGGATGGGGTCGTGATCGTGACTCTCGACTTGCAGGGACGAGCGCAGGTTCATGGTATCGGATTGCCGCTGGACGAGGATTATGGCGAGTTCGTCCGGGAAGCGGTGAGCGACGTCGGCGATGCACTCAAGCGGTTGAAGGGTGGGGCACGCAAGGATCGCGAGGCAGTCGCGGAGGCTGCGCGGCTCGCGGCCCGGCGTGCAGCTCAGCGCTGGTGCGGCAAGAAGCCGCAGACCCGCGTTATCCTAACCGGGGAGTAGTTGGATGAAGTGGACTTCGGTCGTGGCGATTTACTGCCTGTTCTGGGTGGTCAGCGCCTTCGTGCTCCTGCCTTTCGGCGTGCGCACTCACGATGAAGCAGGGATTGAGAAGATTCCCGGACAGGCCGAAAGCGCCCCTGCCAACTTCAAGCCCGGCAAGGTTGCCATCCGTGCGACATTCCTTGCCGCAGTACTCTGTGCGGCTTTCGTCGCCAATTACATCTATGGCTGGATAGTGCCGCAGGATCTGAACATTTTCGGTGAGCCGCCGAATTTCGAAGAGCACATGAAAAACTGATCCGCCAAGATCAGTCGCGCAGCCTTTCGATGGCCTGCGCGAGCGCGACATAGAGCTTGCCCATGTCGGACGAGAGCAGGGTTACACCCAGCGCATTGCCATCCCGAGTAGAGAGCAATGTGCGCAGCATCGCTTCGAAGTCGTGGATGTAGCGGCTTACATGTTCCCGGAAGTCTGGATCGCGATCATAGATTTCCGCGATTTCCCTAGCTTCGGAATTGTCGAGCAGGCGAACCGCTCGGCGAGTGAAGATACCACGGTCGCCACGTAGATAGGCGGCCCAGGCAGTGTCCGTGACATCGTTCGACAGTGCCTTGGAAATGTCGATCGAGTTTGAATTGAGGCTTTCACTGATAAGGGCGACACGGCGGGCAAAGTCGTTATCGACCTGCTCTTCCGCACGTTGACGGGCGCGAGCGACACGGCTCTCAAGATTGCCGGTGAGTTCGTCCACCTTGGCCAGTTGATCGCGCAACTGGCGGGCAGCTTCCTTGCCCACGCCGCTAGCATGGGCCGCTGCCTGCTCGAGTTCTCCGATGGCCTCGGTCGCTCGCAGGCGAATTGCCCGTTCGATGGCCTCCGTGCTTTGCGTGCCGATCTTTTCGGACAGTTCCTCAATAGCGCTGCTATGACCGCTTCCGAGTTCGTCCAGGGTCGCTCGCAAGGCGCCGCGCAGCTTTTCGACTGCTTCGGTCATCTCGCCGCGCACCTGTTGCGATACGCCGTCGCTTTCTGCACCCAGCGCTGCGACTGCGCCGCGCAGCTGATCGATCCGCGCGGCGTGAGCGGTCTCATGTTCCGCCATGGTGCCGTGGAGCGTTTCAAGTTCGTCGATAACGCTCCGGCTGTTTTCAACGGCAGTAATGACATATCCGGACAGGGCCTCGCCCTTGCTGCCGGCATCGTCGAGCATGATTCCAAGCTCGCGCGTGCGGTTTTCGAAATTGCCCAGCCGTTGTTCGGCAAGGGCAAGCGCGGACGGCAAGTGCTCCCGGCTATGCTCGGCGCCGGCCTGAATCAGCTCAAGCAGGCGAACGCTGGAGTCAGTCAGTTCCACGACCGCGTGATCGGTCGCTTCGACCACGTCCTTGTTGTTCTTCAAGCGAACGGTGAGCAATTCAATGGCCTGTGCCAGCGCGCTGCCGACCTTTTCGCCGCGCGCAGCTGTCTCCTCCATCTGGTCGGCGACCTTGCCGACCTTGCTTGCCAGCTTTTCTCCCTGTTCAGCCAGCGTGGCGATCTGGCCGAGTTGGTTCTGCTGATGGGCTGCGATTGCCGAATCCAGAGCCGCGATCCGTTTCTCAAAAGTGAGGACTTCCTGGGCTTCGCGCGCTTCGTGTTCCGCCTTGCGCACTTCGATGGCCTCTACAAAGCTGGCCAGTCTCTGGTCGATCGAAGCGTCCACTTGCTTCGCCCATTCACTCACTGAAGTCAGGCGACTGCGCGTCTTTTCAAGAGCGGCTGCGTCGATTTCGCCAATCTCCCTGAGTGCTACCGCCAGCGTCTCGCGCATGCGCTGGATGGAGGCTTCCCACTTTCCAATTGCATCGTCCTGGCCCTCGCGCACGGATTGGGCAAAGGCGTTGCACTCCGCCTGCAGCGAATTGATCCGCTGCCCCAGGCTGACGATGACGGCGGAAGTGCTCTCGCCGATCCGGCGGGCATGGCTTTCAAATTCCTCCAGCGCTTCGCTGACCTTGCCCTTGAGGCCTTCGGTCAGCTTCATGCCGGCTTCGCCGAATGCGTTCATGCGCTGGAGCCCGTTGATCATCTCGTCCAGCTGAACCTTGGCGGTACGCCCTGCATTTCCGATCTGGCTCGTCAC from the Erythrobacter sp. SG61-1L genome contains:
- a CDS encoding DUF1467 family protein, with amino-acid sequence MKWTSVVAIYCLFWVVSAFVLLPFGVRTHDEAGIEKIPGQAESAPANFKPGKVAIRATFLAAVLCAAFVANYIYGWIVPQDLNIFGEPPNFEEHMKN
- a CDS encoding ribonuclease J — translated: MKKDFTPEKELLFLALGGSGEIGMNVNLYGCEGKWLMVDLGMTFGGNEYPGIELVFADPAFIEERLRDLVGIVLTHGHEDHIGAVPYFAADFGVPIYATPFTAELVLRKLEEAGIADQVELNIVEGPDSFALGPFDISYIPLAHSIAEGNALLIETPYGRVFHTGDWKLDDEPLIGEPATADELTQLGDEGILALVCDSTNVFNPKASGSEGDVARGLLEEVRKHSGRRVLVTTFASNVARLQSLGEIARATGRQLCVAGRSLERIIEVSKLSGYLTDFPPTIDFDTAMNLPRGDVLVIATGGQGEPRAALARIAEDTHHVGLVEGDVVIFSSRQIPGNELAIGAVMNRLAERGVVMVTDRQSVTHVSGHPGRPELEALYSWIRPEILLPVHGELRHMAEQARLGKASGIPKQIVQKNGTIVRLAPGKPGKLAEVRSGRLVLDGDIIVPADGDAITMRRRMARDGVVIVTLDLQGRAQVHGIGLPLDEDYGEFVREAVSDVGDALKRLKGGARKDREAVAEAARLAARRAAQRWCGKKPQTRVILTGE